The following are encoded in a window of Variovorax paradoxus genomic DNA:
- the mobB gene encoding molybdopterin-guanine dinucleotide biosynthesis protein B: MKVVGFAGYSGAGKTTLVERLIPVLKQRGLRVSVVKHAHHRFDIDHAGKDTWRHRQAGAFEVVVASDQRLALMREFEVPADLTVHQLLAELHPAVDWVLVEGFRHSDVLKIEVWRPSGDGEAPRAALYIDDPFVTAIATDAPAGLPEPTVRPVLDLNDAEAIATWLIDSGERFDYNPEHHG, from the coding sequence ATGAAGGTCGTCGGCTTCGCCGGTTACTCCGGCGCGGGCAAGACCACGCTGGTGGAGCGCCTGATTCCCGTGCTCAAGCAGCGCGGCCTGCGCGTGTCGGTGGTCAAGCACGCGCACCATCGCTTCGACATCGACCATGCCGGCAAGGACACCTGGCGCCACCGGCAGGCCGGGGCCTTCGAGGTGGTCGTCGCGTCCGACCAGCGGCTCGCGCTCATGCGCGAGTTCGAGGTGCCCGCCGATCTCACGGTGCACCAGCTGCTCGCCGAGCTGCATCCGGCGGTCGACTGGGTGCTGGTCGAAGGCTTCCGGCACAGCGACGTGCTCAAGATCGAGGTCTGGCGCCCGAGCGGCGACGGCGAGGCGCCGCGCGCCGCGCTGTACATCGACGACCCCTTCGTCACCGCCATCGCCACCGATGCGCCGGCGGGACTGCCCGAGCCCACGGTGCGTCCGGTGCTCGACCTCAACGACGCCGAGGCCATTGCGACGTGGTTGATCGACAGCGGCGAGCGCTTCGACTACAACCCCGAACACCATGGCTGA
- the glp gene encoding gephyrin-like molybdotransferase Glp: MADSSPVPFAASSLRPPLMPLDEAIAVLLAKAQPVLPAESVGTFDADGRVLAQDLVSGLTVPPRDNSAMDGYAVRAADCATPGTELTVTQRIPAGTVGTPLAAGTAARIFTGAQIPEGADAVVMQEDTTATPQEGGLGSVRIAIAPVAGQWVRRAGEDVASGDVVLKRGERLTPAALGLAASVGFDTLQVARKPRVAMLSTGDELVMPGEVAPNAMKPGAIYNSNRFFMRALLHRLGCEVNDLGIVPDNREATIAALRDAAESSDLIITTGGVSVGEEDHIRAALQSLGELQLWSLSMKPGKPFAYGSIACSNGQGACHVTGLPGNPVSSFLTFLMLVRPFLLTLQGATRVTPEAVPLRADFDWLRADKRREFLRVRRNAAGGLDLFANQSSGVLTSMVWGDGLVDNPAGRTIKTGDTVNFIPLASLLG, encoded by the coding sequence ATGGCTGACTCTTCTCCCGTTCCCTTCGCCGCTTCGTCCTTGCGCCCGCCGCTGATGCCGCTCGATGAAGCGATCGCGGTGCTGCTTGCCAAGGCGCAGCCGGTGCTGCCGGCCGAAAGCGTCGGCACCTTCGACGCCGACGGGCGCGTGCTGGCGCAAGACCTCGTCTCGGGCCTCACCGTGCCGCCGCGCGACAACAGCGCGATGGACGGTTATGCCGTGCGCGCGGCCGATTGCGCCACGCCCGGCACCGAACTGACCGTGACGCAGCGCATCCCCGCCGGCACCGTCGGCACGCCGCTCGCGGCCGGCACGGCGGCGCGCATCTTCACGGGCGCGCAGATTCCCGAGGGTGCCGACGCAGTCGTCATGCAGGAAGACACGACGGCCACGCCGCAAGAGGGCGGCCTGGGTTCGGTGCGCATCGCCATCGCGCCCGTGGCCGGCCAGTGGGTGCGTCGCGCGGGCGAAGACGTGGCCTCGGGCGATGTGGTGCTCAAGCGCGGTGAACGCCTCACGCCCGCTGCGCTCGGTCTGGCCGCCAGCGTCGGCTTCGACACGCTGCAGGTCGCGCGCAAGCCGCGCGTGGCCATGCTCTCCACCGGCGACGAACTGGTGATGCCCGGCGAGGTCGCGCCAAACGCGATGAAGCCCGGTGCGATCTACAACTCCAACCGCTTCTTCATGCGGGCGCTGCTGCACCGCCTGGGCTGCGAGGTGAACGACCTGGGCATCGTGCCCGACAACCGCGAAGCCACCATCGCTGCATTGCGTGACGCGGCCGAAAGCAGTGACCTGATCATCACGACCGGCGGTGTCTCGGTCGGCGAAGAAGACCACATCCGCGCCGCGCTGCAATCGCTCGGCGAGCTGCAGCTGTGGTCGCTGTCGATGAAGCCCGGCAAGCCCTTCGCCTACGGTTCCATTGCGTGCAGCAACGGGCAGGGCGCGTGCCATGTCACGGGGCTGCCCGGCAACCCGGTGTCGAGCTTCCTGACCTTCCTGATGCTGGTGCGGCCCTTCCTGCTCACGCTGCAGGGCGCCACGCGTGTGACGCCCGAGGCCGTGCCGCTGCGTGCCGATTTCGACTGGCTGCGCGCCGACAAGCGCCGCGAGTTCCTGCGCGTGCGGCGCAACGCGGCGGGCGGGCTCGACCTGTTCGCCAACCAGAGTTCGGGCGTGCTCACGTCGATGGTCTGGGGCGACGGTCTGGTCGACAACCCGGCGGGCCGGACGATCAAAACCGGCGACACCGTGAACTTCATTCCTCTCGCATCGCTGCTCGGCTGA